The window GCATGCCATTCATACGACCTGCAGCCAGCAAACGTTGGCTGGTAATGCCTGCAATATCATGGCTTTTATCGCTTAAATTGCTGGCAATCTGCTGGATAGCTGCTTGCACCAACATCACCAATAAACCCTGATTGCCCTGATTTTCTGCGCTGGAAGCTGTTGCCGTGCCACTCCAAAGCTTCGCGCCGGTACGTGCATCCAGTAATACCGCTTCAGCCGTTACACGCGTGTCGCTCACCAATACCTGATAGCTGGTGCCGTAATGCTTTACTTTTAAATACAGCACTGCATCGGCACCAAAAATATCATGCAGCTTTTCGAGCTTCACCGCATGGATATCAGCCGGGCTATCCAAACCGTTTTGGCGGAAAGTCTGCTGCACCAACGCAACCGGGAATACATAATAGCCGGATTCCGCCAGCGGCATTGAAGTTTGCGATAACATTCCGTTAACCGCA of the Uruburuella testudinis genome contains:
- a CDS encoding DUF799 domain-containing protein; the encoded protein is MKKYCIGLTAVALLLGGCATQAPAPYDYTAFKASNPKSILVLPPLNESPDVNAVNGMLSQTSMPLAESGYYVFPVALVQQTFRQNGLDSPADIHAVKLEKLHDIFGADAVLYLKVKHYGTSYQVLVSDTRVTAEAVLLDARTGAKLWSGTATASSAENQGNQGLLVMLVQAAIQQIASNLSDKSHDIAGITSQRLLAAGRMNGMLYGPRSPHYRQREAVE